The proteins below are encoded in one region of Candidatus Binatus sp.:
- a CDS encoding DUF72 domain-containing protein produces the protein MKIRIGTSGFGYREWLGDFYPAKLAGAKMLPYFAERIATVEINYTFRRTATVDLLNRWAAATPPHFRFALKAPYQITHAMKLRSTVNAVQAFADRANAMGDRLGPILFQFPPTLKKDIALLDDFLATMPGSIRPAFEFRDASWFDDSVMQSLSDASAALCIAETEDLSTPAIRTSENLYFRLRKDSYETARIGEWAKTIRRLARGASETYAFFRHNNAAPHYALALAEMLDAKPPEAPPASAE, from the coding sequence ATGAAAATCCGGATCGGCACTTCCGGCTTCGGCTACCGCGAATGGCTCGGCGATTTTTACCCGGCGAAGCTAGCGGGCGCGAAGATGCTTCCGTACTTCGCCGAGCGAATCGCGACGGTTGAGATCAATTACACGTTTCGGCGCACGGCGACGGTCGATCTGCTGAATCGATGGGCCGCGGCGACGCCGCCTCATTTCCGTTTCGCGTTGAAAGCGCCGTATCAAATCACCCACGCGATGAAGCTGCGCTCGACAGTCAACGCGGTGCAGGCGTTCGCTGATCGCGCGAACGCGATGGGCGATCGGCTGGGTCCGATCCTGTTCCAGTTTCCGCCGACGTTGAAGAAGGACATCGCGCTGCTCGACGACTTTCTTGCGACAATGCCCGGATCGATTCGGCCGGCGTTTGAATTTCGCGACGCGTCGTGGTTCGACGACTCGGTCATGCAATCGCTCAGCGACGCGTCGGCCGCGTTGTGTATCGCGGAGACCGAAGATCTATCGACGCCCGCGATCAGAACCTCGGAGAATTTGTATTTCCGCCTGCGCAAGGACAGCTATGAGACGGCGAGGATTGGGGAGTGGGCGAAAACGATCCGGCGGCTCGCGCGCGGCGCCAGCGAGACTTACGCTTTCTTCCGGCACAACAATGCGGCGCCGCATTACGCGCTGGCGCTCGCGGAAATGCTCGACGCGAAGCCGCCTGAAGCACCGCCCGCGTCAGCCGAGTGA
- a CDS encoding alkaline phosphatase family protein: protein MGRSQGAHHDMTREYGPERRGGQGLDSHQYESGDRTIVALLRETIAAEQIDLVATWRADAYEVWSRRGMIRFKRFAGENGALSFKIVEQIGENPIANQDPFVVATIEEELAAARASGNPDDDANRAYFEPHALSHPYAYERIAQLFDSPRAPDLVVSPKSYAYGIQPGQHGSLDVVQCRAPLVFAGPGVRRGEFQLSARHVDIAPTIASVMRFPAIAGLNATGAGAQVYLKRQDGDPLSEIIDEHSEPPARVYMILLDGLSHTELRYQLEQNRTAIPHIAGLIERGAMLSHGSIVNFPSITWPSHSTIMTGAWCGHHDVVNPTFHLREHRETVPIQGNIFEMERYLNHEVETLYEAFKRVRGASAITASIHEPQCRGADHAVFERRIIGDKARLKALTQAMSNDISPRWMADDLPDMRREEVVDIRGMAQLINLFDHCADEAPVFVAHEFVLTDGAGHDYGPHHEGLREALYRTDQRIGAVLEIFRRRGLLESTLFVVTSDHGMAAQRIELKANPACEPARVGIQGVFAEPMIYLRDLRVEVERARDLRSVSVTVFDNDHMPDGEHPPLAGARVILYGRGGAMLAEVSTPDSGRVAFATPADASDAEMSLKIEHPTFNRRTLTLDGSPIAPDIRKILYGDLAKF, encoded by the coding sequence ATGGGCCGTTCGCAAGGAGCGCATCACGATATGACCCGCGAATACGGACCGGAGCGGCGCGGCGGCCAGGGACTCGACTCGCATCAGTATGAGTCGGGCGATCGCACGATCGTGGCGCTGCTGAGAGAAACAATCGCCGCCGAACAAATCGATCTGGTCGCGACGTGGCGCGCCGACGCATACGAGGTGTGGTCGCGGCGCGGGATGATCCGCTTCAAGCGCTTTGCCGGCGAGAACGGCGCGCTCTCGTTCAAAATCGTCGAGCAAATAGGTGAGAATCCGATCGCGAATCAGGATCCATTCGTCGTCGCCACGATCGAAGAAGAACTCGCCGCCGCGCGCGCGAGCGGCAATCCGGACGACGACGCGAATCGCGCGTACTTCGAGCCGCACGCGCTGAGTCATCCCTACGCCTACGAGCGGATCGCGCAACTGTTCGATAGTCCGCGCGCGCCGGACCTGGTCGTGAGTCCGAAGAGCTATGCCTACGGAATCCAGCCGGGACAGCACGGGTCGCTCGACGTGGTGCAATGCCGCGCGCCGCTGGTGTTCGCGGGACCGGGCGTCCGGCGCGGTGAATTTCAGTTGAGCGCGCGCCACGTCGATATCGCGCCGACGATCGCGAGCGTGATGCGCTTTCCGGCGATCGCAGGATTGAACGCGACGGGCGCGGGCGCGCAAGTTTACCTGAAGCGGCAGGATGGAGATCCGCTCAGCGAAATTATCGATGAACATAGTGAACCGCCGGCGCGCGTTTACATGATCCTGCTCGACGGCTTGTCGCACACCGAGTTGCGCTATCAACTCGAACAGAATCGCACGGCGATCCCGCATATTGCCGGGCTGATCGAACGCGGCGCGATGCTCTCGCACGGCTCGATCGTGAATTTTCCGAGCATCACGTGGCCGAGCCATTCGACGATTATGACGGGCGCATGGTGCGGGCATCATGACGTCGTGAATCCGACGTTTCATCTGCGCGAGCATCGCGAGACGGTGCCGATCCAGGGCAACATTTTCGAGATGGAGCGGTATCTGAATCACGAGGTCGAGACGCTGTACGAGGCGTTCAAGCGCGTGCGCGGCGCGAGCGCGATCACCGCGTCAATTCATGAGCCGCAGTGCCGCGGCGCCGATCACGCCGTGTTCGAGCGTCGAATTATCGGCGACAAGGCGCGGCTCAAGGCGCTCACGCAGGCGATGTCAAACGATATCAGTCCGCGCTGGATGGCCGACGATTTGCCCGATATGCGGCGCGAGGAAGTGGTGGATATCCGCGGGATGGCGCAACTGATCAATCTGTTCGATCATTGCGCGGACGAGGCGCCGGTTTTTGTCGCGCATGAATTCGTGCTGACGGACGGCGCGGGCCACGACTACGGGCCGCATCATGAGGGCCTGCGCGAAGCGCTCTATCGCACCGACCAACGAATCGGCGCGGTGCTCGAGATATTTCGCCGCCGCGGATTGCTCGAATCGACGCTCTTCGTGGTGACGTCGGACCACGGGATGGCGGCGCAGCGTATCGAGTTGAAAGCCAATCCGGCGTGCGAGCCGGCGCGGGTGGGAATCCAGGGCGTGTTCGCCGAGCCGATGATTTATCTGCGCGACCTGCGGGTCGAGGTCGAACGCGCGCGCGATTTGCGGAGCGTCAGCGTGACGGTTTTCGACAACGATCACATGCCCGACGGGGAGCATCCGCCGCTCGCGGGCGCGCGAGTGATTCTCTACGGGCGCGGCGGCGCGATGCTCGCGGAGGTATCGACGCCCGACAGCGGCCGAGTCGCGTTCGCGACGCCAGCCGATGCTTCCGACGCGGAGATGTCGCTCAAAATCGAGCATCCGACATTCAATCGGCGCACGCTCACGCTCGACGGCTCGCCGATCGCGCCAGACATCCGCAAGATCCTTTACGGCGACCTCGCGAAATTTTAG
- a CDS encoding AbiJ-NTD4 domain-containing protein, whose protein sequence is MTPVGSNVSLVFMSIFSKRFGFRQIPKGLKRDGLPQPARMGLLSVWYQNGIGAQPVFNHICSVTRKIPSARQRESAYWKDVEEEFMSLEWFYIFDVVERVCDIHRSDEIQNEINELLEEQGIGWKLSGSLVEARGDSVFEAATKDAIDALKEAGATDTAKILHGAISALSEKPTPDTRAAVEASLAAVESLAKHIVGERTQKLNMLVKDLRLPSPLDLAIEKLNGYAAQTSGHPKEGSFPKFEDALLVVHICAALISRILAESEFDQS, encoded by the coding sequence ATGACGCCCGTGGGGTCGAATGTCAGCTTAGTTTTTATGTCCATTTTCTCAAAACGCTTCGGATTCCGGCAAATACCAAAAGGTTTGAAGCGTGACGGTCTACCTCAACCTGCGAGAATGGGACTGTTAAGCGTCTGGTACCAGAACGGGATCGGTGCGCAACCTGTGTTCAACCATATCTGTTCCGTGACGAGAAAAATCCCATCGGCGAGGCAGAGAGAAAGCGCCTATTGGAAAGACGTGGAAGAAGAATTTATGTCTCTTGAGTGGTTTTACATTTTCGATGTAGTCGAAAGAGTGTGCGACATCCACCGTAGTGACGAAATTCAAAACGAGATCAATGAACTCCTCGAAGAACAGGGTATAGGTTGGAAGCTTTCCGGATCCCTAGTCGAGGCACGGGGTGACAGCGTCTTCGAGGCAGCGACTAAGGACGCAATCGACGCATTGAAAGAAGCTGGTGCAACAGATACCGCCAAAATCCTTCACGGGGCCATTTCAGCGCTCTCTGAGAAACCAACTCCCGACACCCGCGCAGCGGTCGAGGCATCACTCGCGGCAGTTGAATCTCTCGCTAAGCACATTGTTGGCGAGAGAACCCAAAAACTGAACATGCTCGTCAAAGATCTACGCTTACCGTCGCCACTAGACTTGGCCATTGAAAAGCTAAATGGCTATGCGGCCCAAACTTCCGGTCATCCGAAAGAGGGTAGCTTTCCAAAGTTCGAGGACGCCCTCCTAGTAGTTCACATCTGCGCGGCTCTGATTTCTCGAATTCTAGCTGAATCCGAGTTCGACCAGAGTTGA
- a CDS encoding SDR family oxidoreductase — protein sequence MHDLNDKFALVTGGTRGLGRAIALGLARLGATVAMNYRRDEQSAERTLREVRAIAPKSILVKADLEDDAEVRAMVAKAVAEFGRIDILIANAAATAFKPLLETKPHNLARTFALSVNGFVAAVQEANKTMGDGGRILMISGIDSIRNLPGHGVLGAAKAALESMVRDFAFELGPRGITVNGLNVGFIDTDSARFYTNYLGVDYADFQRRCAERSALKRTPTLDEIAAIACLLCLPAASYLTAQTIMVDGGLTISFPAGK from the coding sequence ATGCACGATCTCAATGACAAATTCGCGCTCGTAACCGGTGGCACCCGCGGGCTGGGCCGCGCAATCGCGCTTGGCCTTGCTCGTCTCGGCGCCACAGTCGCGATGAATTACCGGCGCGATGAGCAAAGCGCGGAGCGAACGCTGCGCGAGGTTCGCGCGATCGCGCCGAAATCGATTCTCGTCAAAGCGGACTTGGAGGATGACGCCGAAGTTCGCGCGATGGTCGCGAAGGCGGTTGCGGAATTCGGACGAATCGACATCCTGATCGCGAATGCCGCCGCGACCGCGTTCAAGCCGCTGCTCGAAACCAAGCCGCACAATCTCGCGCGGACTTTTGCGCTCAGCGTGAATGGATTCGTCGCCGCGGTGCAAGAGGCGAACAAGACGATGGGCGACGGTGGCCGAATCCTGATGATTTCGGGAATCGATTCGATTCGAAATCTGCCCGGTCACGGAGTGTTGGGCGCTGCGAAGGCCGCGCTCGAAAGCATGGTGCGCGATTTCGCGTTCGAACTGGGGCCGCGCGGGATCACCGTCAACGGCCTGAACGTCGGATTTATCGATACCGACTCGGCGCGCTTCTACACTAATTATCTCGGCGTCGACTACGCGGATTTTCAGCGGCGATGCGCCGAGCGGTCCGCGTTGAAGCGAACGCCGACGCTCGATGAGATCGCGGCGATTGCCTGCCTGCTGTGTCTGCCCGCCGCGAGTTATCTCACTGCGCAAACAATCATGGTCGATGGCGGCTTAACGATTAGCTTCCCCGCCGGCAAGTGA
- a CDS encoding DUF6081 family protein — protein sequence MSKSAASLATSKDEVIEYSNFASAITGEGDWMLAGFPLPDGGFWQYREPDAVVIVQDGFLRVAAVPYSRGHDKIQFLDNAKHMYFSTRTFQCPDGGTISFAIDLAATVVDGKPGDLYDAFVSFNVLDFSTGAALDFFVGNDTIATVYGKLPFPGVPIIDPAHGPRHFCLFEENRNASTLGELHHFEIVYESANDRVTFLCDGKQIRQYANVPFKLGPCTLALGLMSEKDIALGKGSVSCHGQGAVGKWGNIKITTRAA from the coding sequence ATGAGCAAGAGTGCGGCGTCGTTGGCAACGTCGAAGGACGAAGTAATCGAATACTCAAATTTCGCATCGGCGATCACCGGCGAGGGCGACTGGATGCTCGCGGGATTTCCGCTGCCAGACGGCGGATTCTGGCAGTATCGCGAGCCCGACGCGGTGGTGATCGTGCAGGACGGATTTCTTCGCGTCGCCGCGGTGCCGTACTCGCGCGGCCACGACAAGATCCAGTTCCTCGACAACGCCAAGCACATGTACTTCAGCACGCGGACGTTTCAATGTCCCGACGGCGGCACGATTTCGTTCGCGATCGATCTCGCCGCGACCGTCGTCGATGGCAAGCCCGGCGATCTCTACGACGCGTTCGTCTCATTCAACGTGCTCGATTTCTCGACTGGCGCCGCGCTGGATTTTTTCGTCGGCAACGACACCATCGCGACCGTGTACGGCAAGCTTCCGTTTCCCGGCGTGCCGATCATCGATCCGGCGCACGGCCCGCGACACTTCTGCCTCTTCGAGGAGAATCGCAACGCGAGCACGCTGGGCGAACTTCATCACTTCGAGATCGTTTACGAATCCGCCAACGACCGCGTCACGTTCCTCTGCGACGGCAAGCAAATCCGCCAGTACGCGAACGTGCCCTTCAAGCTGGGGCCGTGTACGCTCGCGCTCGGCCTGATGAGCGAAAAAGACATCGCGCTCGGCAAGGGCAGCGTTTCATGCCACGGGCAGGGCGCGGTCGGCAAATGGGGCAACATCAAAATCACCACGCGCGCAGCGTGA
- a CDS encoding polymer-forming cytoskeletal protein, translating into MALTEDSAFESRIGKGTKASGKLNFRGPVKIEGEVEGEISGDEVMIANGAVVSARISAGRVTIAGAFSGEVTARERVELMATARAQCTISTPNLVLNEGAQFDGDCKMPRNKIAA; encoded by the coding sequence ATGGCACTCACTGAAGATTCCGCGTTTGAGTCACGCATCGGAAAAGGCACCAAGGCCTCCGGCAAGCTGAATTTTCGCGGACCGGTGAAAATCGAAGGCGAAGTGGAAGGCGAGATCTCTGGCGATGAAGTCATGATCGCGAACGGCGCGGTGGTCAGTGCGCGAATTTCGGCAGGCCGCGTCACGATCGCCGGCGCATTCAGCGGCGAAGTCACCGCGCGTGAGCGCGTCGAATTGATGGCCACCGCGCGCGCGCAATGCACCATCAGCACGCCCAACCTGGTGCTCAACGAGGGCGCGCAATTCGACGGCGACTGCAAGATGCCGCGCAACAAGATCGCCGCCTAG
- a CDS encoding pyridoxamine 5'-phosphate oxidase family protein — translation MKSPRASLYAYLFGALIAMIAIATPIASATAAPFSQSNLEALSKSSYIYIATVRKDGNQSKAVPVWFIVSKDHRVLIETSPTSWKAKRISRGSPALVWIGSSSGPAFIGKAAIIKDTSVQDEVIEQYPKKYTLAWIGIARPSRAKIDREQIVVIQIEPIRELREGFQSQPGTPAPAIDEVPANAAAR, via the coding sequence ATGAAATCGCCTCGTGCAAGCCTCTATGCGTACTTATTCGGCGCGCTGATCGCGATGATCGCGATCGCTACACCGATAGCGTCGGCGACGGCCGCTCCGTTCAGCCAGAGCAACCTCGAGGCGTTGTCGAAGTCGAGCTACATCTATATTGCGACGGTGCGCAAAGACGGGAATCAGAGCAAGGCCGTTCCGGTGTGGTTCATCGTGAGCAAGGACCATCGCGTGCTGATCGAGACCTCGCCGACGAGTTGGAAGGCGAAGCGAATCAGTCGCGGCAGTCCCGCGCTGGTGTGGATTGGATCGAGTAGCGGGCCGGCATTCATCGGCAAGGCGGCGATCATCAAGGATACGTCGGTGCAGGATGAAGTGATCGAGCAGTATCCTAAAAAATATACGCTCGCATGGATTGGTATTGCGCGGCCGAGCCGGGCGAAGATCGATCGGGAACAAATCGTCGTGATTCAGATCGAGCCGATTCGCGAACTGCGCGAAGGCTTTCAATCGCAGCCGGGAACGCCGGCTCCTGCGATCGACGAGGTCCCCGCGAACGCCGCAGCGCGCTGA
- a CDS encoding helix-turn-helix domain-containing protein, which yields MSAKVLTVNELAEYLRVHRSTIYRLLKKGQLPGFKIGSDWRFNVEVIDDWRLHQGTGLLAAEAAESETN from the coding sequence ATGTCAGCGAAGGTACTTACAGTCAACGAGCTTGCGGAATACCTCCGAGTACATCGCTCGACGATCTATCGATTGCTCAAGAAGGGCCAGTTGCCCGGCTTCAAGATCGGCAGCGACTGGCGCTTCAACGTCGAGGTTATCGACGACTGGCGCCTGCATCAGGGTACCGGCCTGCTTGCCGCTGAGGCCGCCGAAAGCGAGACTAACTGA
- a CDS encoding SDR family NAD(P)-dependent oxidoreductase has translation MASSNVLQEFSLEGKGALIVGAEHSVGRAAAVALAEAGAGVVLASQEPGTDKQLKECAKLAQAAGGKVIVRAQNASIRADVSATADLAAKELGGLHILVNALDKPAYGPAESDDDSAFDRIIENNLKNIWMSCQEGARVMLKYGGGSIVNMTSVLAERGVPNAVLYCTAKAGVLNLTRALALEWARKGIRVNAIEAGWLDDESSPANRDDEFSKMLLRYLPYNRLVKPEELGGALLYLVSSASGFVTGESIGVDGGLLCRV, from the coding sequence ATGGCATCGTCCAACGTCCTGCAGGAATTTTCACTCGAAGGGAAAGGCGCGCTGATCGTCGGCGCGGAGCATAGCGTCGGACGCGCAGCGGCGGTCGCGCTCGCGGAAGCCGGCGCCGGCGTGGTGCTCGCATCGCAGGAGCCCGGCACCGACAAACAACTCAAGGAGTGTGCGAAACTCGCGCAGGCAGCCGGCGGAAAAGTGATCGTGCGCGCGCAGAATGCGTCGATCCGCGCCGACGTCTCCGCCACCGCCGATCTCGCCGCGAAGGAACTCGGCGGCCTGCACATCCTGGTCAACGCGCTCGACAAGCCGGCCTACGGTCCCGCCGAATCCGACGACGATTCCGCGTTCGATCGCATTATCGAAAACAATCTGAAAAATATCTGGATGTCGTGCCAGGAAGGCGCGCGCGTGATGCTCAAATACGGCGGCGGCTCGATCGTCAACATGACCTCGGTGCTGGCCGAGCGCGGCGTGCCGAATGCCGTGCTCTATTGCACCGCCAAGGCGGGAGTGCTGAATCTCACGCGCGCGCTCGCGCTCGAATGGGCGCGCAAAGGCATCCGCGTCAACGCAATCGAAGCGGGATGGCTCGACGACGAATCGAGTCCCGCCAACAGAGACGACGAGTTCAGTAAGATGTTGCTCAGGTACCTGCCGTACAATCGATTGGTGAAGCCCGAGGAACTCGGCGGCGCGCTGCTGTACCTGGTTTCGTCGGCGTCGGGATTCGTCACCGGCGAGTCGATCGGTGTCGATGGCGGACTGCTATGCCGCGTCTAG
- a CDS encoding DUF983 domain-containing protein, translating into MAGESASVLIKRALNCQCPVCGRGAVFRSHFKMNRECPRCHVVFWKDPGEGLGAMYLDYAVAAAAFLVCWGVLAFTRISDTLQILILCTVAAASVLLCYPLTRSAWTVLVYLSGGIELPPLRALRGGKKAP; encoded by the coding sequence GTGGCTGGCGAATCCGCATCGGTGCTGATCAAGCGCGCGCTCAATTGCCAGTGTCCGGTATGCGGGCGCGGGGCGGTGTTCCGCAGCCATTTCAAGATGAATCGCGAATGCCCGCGCTGCCACGTCGTATTCTGGAAAGATCCCGGCGAAGGGTTGGGCGCGATGTACCTCGACTACGCGGTCGCCGCGGCGGCCTTCCTGGTTTGTTGGGGAGTGCTCGCGTTCACGCGAATTTCCGACACGTTGCAGATTCTGATCTTGTGCACGGTCGCGGCGGCGAGCGTGCTGCTGTGCTATCCGCTCACCCGCAGCGCCTGGACGGTGCTGGTCTATCTGTCCGGCGGGATCGAACTTCCGCCGTTGCGCGCGCTGCGCGGCGGCAAGAAAGCGCCTTGA
- a CDS encoding pyridoxal phosphate-dependent aminotransferase: protein MPTDVSARTGLFTESVIREMTRRALKVGAVNLAQGFPDFAAPAELKEAAKRAIDEDFNQYAITHGSPNFRRAIADKVRSFNGFACDPDLNVTVTCGATEAMIAAMLAVINPGDEVIIFEPFYENYGPDVILAGATPRYVALRDPNFSIDHAELEAAFGPRTKAIVINTPHNPSGKVFTRAELEKIAALCIRHDTLAITDEIYEHIIFGGARHVSIASLPGMADRTITISGLSKTYSITGWRLAYAIACERLTSAIRKVHDFLTVGAPHPLQEAGAVALRLPESFYAQLTSMYERKRAALYDALCGAGLKCTKPDGAYYIIAEIGGLGFQDDFAAAAFMLDEVGVAGVPGSSFYHRAELGHRKLRFTFSKSDQTIAAAADRLRHLSEKLAARSR from the coding sequence ATGCCCACTGATGTTTCGGCCAGGACCGGCTTATTCACCGAGTCGGTGATCCGCGAGATGACGCGGCGCGCCCTCAAAGTTGGCGCGGTGAATCTCGCCCAGGGCTTTCCCGATTTCGCGGCGCCGGCCGAACTCAAGGAAGCTGCCAAGCGCGCGATCGACGAGGACTTCAACCAGTACGCGATCACTCACGGCTCGCCGAATTTCCGCCGCGCTATCGCCGACAAGGTCCGTTCATTCAACGGCTTCGCCTGCGATCCCGACCTGAACGTGACGGTCACCTGCGGCGCGACCGAAGCGATGATCGCGGCGATGCTCGCCGTGATCAATCCCGGCGACGAGGTGATCATCTTCGAGCCGTTCTATGAAAATTACGGACCCGATGTGATCCTGGCGGGCGCTACGCCGCGCTACGTGGCGTTGCGCGATCCGAATTTCTCGATCGATCACGCGGAACTGGAAGCGGCCTTCGGCCCGCGCACCAAGGCAATCGTGATAAACACGCCGCACAATCCGAGCGGCAAGGTTTTCACTCGCGCCGAACTCGAAAAAATCGCCGCGCTATGCATCCGGCACGACACGCTGGCGATCACCGACGAGATCTACGAGCACATCATCTTCGGCGGCGCGCGCCACGTATCGATCGCGAGCCTGCCTGGGATGGCCGATCGCACGATCACGATCAGCGGGCTGTCGAAAACCTATTCGATCACGGGATGGCGCCTCGCTTATGCGATCGCGTGCGAGCGGCTGACTTCCGCGATCCGCAAGGTGCACGATTTCCTGACCGTCGGCGCGCCGCATCCGCTGCAGGAGGCCGGCGCGGTCGCGCTCAGATTGCCCGAGTCGTTCTACGCGCAGCTCACTTCGATGTACGAGCGCAAGCGCGCAGCGCTCTACGACGCGCTCTGCGGCGCAGGCCTGAAATGCACCAAACCTGACGGCGCTTATTACATCATCGCGGAAATCGGAGGGCTGGGGTTTCAGGATGATTTCGCGGCGGCGGCATTCATGCTCGACGAGGTCGGCGTAGCGGGTGTGCCGGGCTCGAGCTTCTACCATCGCGCCGAACTCGGGCATCGCAAGCTGCGCTTCACGTTCTCGAAGAGCGACCAAACGATCGCAGCCGCGGCGGATCGGCTGCGGCATCTCAGCGAGAAACTCGCCGCGCGCAGCCGCTAA